A window of Desulfuromonas soudanensis genomic DNA:
TCCCGCCGTCGAACTGCAGCGGAGGAATGTTCAGGGTCCCGCTGCCCTGAGGGAAGAGAGCATAGCTGCGTTCGATGACCTGATAGGATTGTCCGCCGCGGCGGGTCTCGTAGCTTTGATCTTCCCCGAGCTTCTGAATCATGGTGTCGACGCCGGTCGGCTGGGGCTCGCTCAGGGAGCCCTGCAGCAGGTCGACCCGGTGCAGCAGTCGGACCCTGAGAAGGAACTGTCCCTGACTGAAGACCCTGTCCGGGGCGACCTCCGTTTCGAGGAGGAGCTCGGCAACCCCCGTCCCGCCGCTCTCCTTGCCGGGTGCCGTGACCTTGATCGGCAGGGGGATGCTGCAGTCGCTGCCGAAACAGAGGGCGGGGATACTCAGGTCCCCTTCCCGCCGCGGCATCAGGGAGAGGGTGGTGATCAGGGAGCGGCTGAAGTCCCCGTTGATGATCTGCATCTGGCTGCTCTGGGAGCGACTGAGAACCTCCCAGTCGGTGCTCAGCGGACTGAGGTCGGCTTCGCCATCGGGGCTCCCCTGGACCCGCAGCTGCAGCTGCAGGCTCTCTCCCAGGGGAACCCGATCCCGGTTGGCGACGGCCTGGACCTCGGCGGCTACGGCCCACTGCGGCGCCAGACAGAGGAGGAGCAGAAAAAGAGAGAGGATGCGTCTTGTTTTCACCATGGTCGATCCGTTTCCATCTGCCGGCCGCGTTGCCGGTACTGATAGAGAAATTTGCGCCGCAGGAGGCCGCCGGGGTCATCGGGGATGCGCTGCAGCCATTGCTTAGACGCCCGTTGTTCTTCCGTTGAGGGGCTCTCCTCGCTTGGGGCCGCCTCTGACGTTTGAGCCGGGTCCTCCTCCGTCCCCGCCGCGGGGGTCCCCCTGGCCGGGTTTTGTTCTCCCCCCCCATCCGAAGCTGCTTCCTTCTTCTCCCCGCCGTTTTGCTCCCCGTCGTCCGGTTTTCCCGGCGGAGCGGACGCTTTGTCGGAATTTCCCCCGGGGTTCTCCTTCGGTTCCTCCCCCTGAGGCGACGTCTCCGGGTTCTGAGGCGGGGTGCCCGTGCCGCTCTCCTGCGGCGATGCCGCACCCTTCGACCCTGGATCGCCCTCCCCGCTCTTCGGGTCCGTCTGGTCCTTCTGATCCTTCTGGTCCTTCTGATCCTTCTGGTCCTGATCCTCCTCTTCCCCCGACCTTTGCTCCTCCCTGTCCAAAGCCTTTTTGACCAGATCCCTGTTGGTCCGGGCGTCGGCATCCTCGGGATGGAGCTTGAGCGCCTCTTCATAGGCGTTGAGTGCCTGCGGCAGGTCACCGCTGCGGGCCAGGGCGTTCCCCCGGTTGTACCAGTCGTCGGCGCTCTCCGGTTGGGACAGGGCTTCGGCCGCCTCCTGGTAACGGCCGGCGCGATACAGGGCGCTCGCTTTCCAGCGCCGGTCCTGAAAGTCCTTCCCGGCCTGGTCGTACTGCTGAGTGGCGAAGGCGCCCGCCGCTTTCTGGTCCGGCCTCTGCCAGAGGTCCGACCAGGAAGAAGCCTGGGCCGGCAGCGCGGGCAAAAGGATGAGGGCCAGCAGCACCAGCCAGCCGCGGCGAAACCCCAGGGGAGCCAGGAGGGCCAGCGGCCAGAGGAGCCAGACCCCTTCCTCACGCCAGCGCGCTCCCTCCGCCCCGGTCTGCTTTTTGGCCTGGTCGAGGCGATGGGTCTCCATTCCGGCCAGAAGCCCCTGCAGATCGCTGTCGTCGACGGTCAAACGGCGATAGGTTCCTCCTCCGGCCTGCGCGAGTTGGCCCAGTCCCCCTTCGTCGAGTCTGGGGAGGACGAGGCTCCCCTGGTCATCCTTCAGGAAGCCCCCCTCGGGGAGCGGTATCGGCGCTCCGGCGGCGGTGCCGACTCCGAGGACGGAAAGATCGTACCCCTGCCGGCGGAGCTTTTCGGCGGCCTCCATGACCTTTTGCGGACGATCCTCGTCGGTGACCAGCAGCAGCCGTCCCTTCGTCAGTCCGGCCTGGGACAGCAGCTCCCTCCCCAGCTCGATGGCGTTCTGCGGCGCACTCCCCTGCACCGGCATCAGCTCCGGGTCGAGGCTGTCGAGGAGGGACGCGATGGTGTTGGTATCCTCGGTCAGGGGGGTGACCACAAAGGCGTCTCCGGCAAAGGCGACGAGGGCGGTCTGCCCTTCGCGGCGCAGGCGCAGCAGGTCCTTGATCTTCAGGCGGGCCCTCTCCATCCGACTCGGCTTCAGATCGGCCGCGTTCATGGAGCGGGAGAGGTCGAGGAGGATCGTCAGCGCCGACTGGTGGCGGAAGAGGGGCTGGGGCTCCTTTCGCCAGGCCGGACCGGCCAGGGAGAGGTCGGCCAGCAGCAGGGCACCGAGGAGGAGGTAGAGGGGCCAGTGGGCGCGGCGCTGGGAGCGGCCGAGGAGGAGATGGGGGAGGAGTTCGGGGTCGCAGACCGCCTCCCAGCTGCGGCTGGCCAGCCGGCGGCGCCACAGCCAGAAAAAGAGGGCGAGGAGCACCGGGAGGGCCAGAAGCCAGGCGGGGCGCAAAAAATGGAATTCGTTCATGCGCTCCTCCGCAGAGCCGGCACGGTCTGCAGCACGATCAGCAGCACCGCCAGGCCGAGGGAGAGACCGAGCGGCCAGACATAGAGTTCGGTCACCGGCCGGTAGATATCCTTCTCGTGTTCCACCGGTTCGAGTCGGTCGAGAAGGGAGTAGATCTCGGCGAGCGCCTCGGTGTCCCGGGCGCGGAAATAGCGCCCGCCGGTTTTTGCGGCGATTTCCGTCAGCGTCTCCTCGTCGAGATCGGCCGAGGGGTTGACGGTCCGGGAGAAGAAGAGACTGGGCACCTCCATGGTATCGGCGCCGAGGCCGATGGTGTAGATCTTGAGCCCTTGTCCGGCGGCGAGTTCGGCGGCCTTGAGAGGGGGAATCCGGCCGGCGGTGTTGGCGCCGTCGGTGAGGAGGATCAGCACCCGCTGCCGCCCCTCCTCGGGTTTGAGTCTCTTCACCGCCAGGCCGATGGCATCGCCGATGGCGGTCTTGTTGCCGGCCAGGCCGATCACCGCCTCGTCGAGGAGTTGTTTCAGGGTCTGACGGTCGAAGGTGAGCGGCGTCTGCACATAGGCCTGTTCGCCGAAGAGGATCAGCCCGAGGCGGTCGCCGACACGCTGGTCGATGAAGTCTCCGGCGACGGCCTTGAGGGCGGTGAGCCGATCGACCGTCCGGTCGCCGAGACGGAAATCCTCGGTCTGCATGCTCCCGGAAATATCGACGGCCAGCACCAGGTCCCTGCCGCTTCTCGGCAGTTCGACGGGAGCGCCGAGCCACTGGGGGCGGGCGCTGGCTACAAGCAGCAGCAGCCACCCGAGGAGGGCCGCCAGCAGCAGAAAACGACTCCTGCCGCGCCGGCCGAGTTCATGACGGACCGGGGCAAAGGGGTCGAGGCTCGGCACCCAGAGAGCCGCTTCTTCGGCGACCGGCGCCGGGGGGGCAAGGCGGTGAATCAGCCAGGGGAGGGGGAGGAGGACAAGGGCCCAGGGCCAGGCGAAATGGATCATCGGTTCCTCCGGGCCCGGGCGCCGTCGCCGGGGAGGTGTTGCAGCCAGCGGCGGCAGAGTTCGATAACGGCCGGACCGTCCATTTCGGCATTTTGCCGGTACGGGGAATCGAGGAGGAAGCGGCCGACCCCCTGGGAAAAAGGACGGTCGGCAAAGGGGCGGTCGAGAAATTCGAGCCAGGCCTCGCCGCAGAGTCCGGCACAGTCGGCAGGGGGGAAATAACAGAGCGCCGCCCGTCGCAGCAGCCTGGAGAGGGCGGCGGCCTGCCCCTCGGTCGGTCCCTGGGCCAGCTCTTCGAGTTCCGCCAGCGCCAGGCGGCGGTTGCGGGTATGGCGATGGCGCCTCCGAAGCAACCACACCCCGGCCAAAAGGAGGACCCCCAATCCGAGGAGGAGCCACCATCCCGGGGCGGGGGGCCACCATCCGATGGCGGCGGGGAGGTGGATGTCGCGCAGCGGCAGCGCTTCTGCAGAGATGGCGGCGGGTGACGGCACCTAGAGCCCTCCTTTTGCGCCCGGTTGCAGAAGACCGAGGGGGTCGTCGCCCGTCTGCAGGCCGAGGTAGCGGCAGCGGTGCTGCAGGGAGAAGTCTTCGAGCTGCCGGCGAAAGGCGGCAAAACCCTCCCGGTAGCGCCGGTGGGCGGCTCCATCGCCGCTGGCGATGGTCAGATCGGTGGCTCCGTCACTGACCCTGTAGGTCCCGGCCGGGGGGAGCTGCGCTTCGAGGGGATCGTAGCAGTGCACCAGGGTGAGCTCGCAGTGGCGGCCGAGAAGGGTCAACTCTTTCTCCACCTCCGGATCCCACTGGGCGAAATCGCTGAGGAGGAGAATCCGGCTGCCGGGGCGGGCGACCCGGTGCAGCCGCTGCAGGGTCGCGCCCAGGCGCTGGCGGGGTTCGAAGGGGCGGCGGGGGGGACGCTGCCAGGCGGGGTTCTCCACCATCTGCCGCAACAGTTGCAGCACCCCCCCCTTTCCCGATTTGGGGCGCAGCTCGCGGTGATGTTCTTCGGAGAAGAGAACGCCGCCGACCCGGTCGCCGTTTCCCAGGGCCTGCCAGGCGAGGAGGGCGGCGAGTCGGGATGCCTGCACCGCCTTGAAGCGGCCGCGGGTGGCAAAAAACATCGGGCGGCGGTAGTCGACGACCAGCAGGACCGGCCTTTCGCGCTCTTCGTGAAAGAGCTTGGTGTGGACCTTGCCGCGCCGGGCGGTGACGCGCCAGTCGATGCTGCGCACATCGTCCCCCGGTTCATAGGCGCGCACCTCGGCAAACTCCATCCCCCGGCCGCGAAACCGGGTGCGGTAGGTCCCCTGACCGGCGGCCGAGGACGGTGCCGACGGCCGGCCCGTCCCCGAAAGGCGGTGGCGCAGGGCGATGAGGCCCGGCAGGTCGATGGTGACGGGAGATGGGCTCGGCGGCAACATGGCGGTCATCCGGTTCAGGGGACGGGGATCCGGGCGATCAGCTCTCCGACCAGGCGGTCGACGGTCATGCCGCCCGCTTCCGCTTCGTAGCTGAGGATGACCCGGTGGCGCAGAACGTCGAAGGCCAGATTCTGAATGTCCTCCGGAGAGACGTAGTCCCGGCCGGCCAGCCAGGCCCGGGCCCGGGAGCAGCGATCGAGGGCGATACTGGCCCGGGGACTGGCGCCGTACTGAATGGCGCCGGCCAGGTCGTCGCCGTAGGGTTGCGGACGACGGGTGGCGAGGATGATCTGCAGCAGATATTCTTCGAGATTGTCCGCCAGGTGCAGGGCGAAAACCTCCTGGCGGGCCTGGTGCAGGTCGGCGACGGAGAGACGCTGCACCTCGGGCTCGAGGCTCGCGCTCCCGGGCGTGCCGATCCCGGCGACGGCTTCGGCCCGGGCCAGGGCGAGGATCTGCCGCTCCGTTTCCACGGGAGGGTAGTCGATGCGGATGTGGAGGAGAAAGCGGTCGAGCTGGGCTTCGGGGAGGGGGTAGGTCCCCTCCTGCTCGATGGGATTCTGGGTCGCCATGACCAGAAAGGGGTCGGTCAGATGA
This region includes:
- a CDS encoding DUF58 domain-containing protein translates to MLPPSPSPVTIDLPGLIALRHRLSGTGRPSAPSSAAGQGTYRTRFRGRGMEFAEVRAYEPGDDVRSIDWRVTARRGKVHTKLFHEERERPVLLVVDYRRPMFFATRGRFKAVQASRLAALLAWQALGNGDRVGGVLFSEEHHRELRPKSGKGGVLQLLRQMVENPAWQRPPRRPFEPRQRLGATLQRLHRVARPGSRILLLSDFAQWDPEVEKELTLLGRHCELTLVHCYDPLEAQLPPAGTYRVSDGATDLTIASGDGAAHRRYREGFAAFRRQLEDFSLQHRCRYLGLQTGDDPLGLLQPGAKGGL
- a CDS encoding VWA domain-containing protein, producing the protein MNEFHFLRPAWLLALPVLLALFFWLWRRRLASRSWEAVCDPELLPHLLLGRSQRRAHWPLYLLLGALLLADLSLAGPAWRKEPQPLFRHQSALTILLDLSRSMNAADLKPSRMERARLKIKDLLRLRREGQTALVAFAGDAFVVTPLTEDTNTIASLLDSLDPELMPVQGSAPQNAIELGRELLSQAGLTKGRLLLVTDEDRPQKVMEAAEKLRRQGYDLSVLGVGTAAGAPIPLPEGGFLKDDQGSLVLPRLDEGGLGQLAQAGGGTYRRLTVDDSDLQGLLAGMETHRLDQAKKQTGAEGARWREEGVWLLWPLALLAPLGFRRGWLVLLALILLPALPAQASSWSDLWQRPDQKAAGAFATQQYDQAGKDFQDRRWKASALYRAGRYQEAAEALSQPESADDWYNRGNALARSGDLPQALNAYEEALKLHPEDADARTNRDLVKKALDREEQRSGEEEDQDQKDQKDQKDQKDQTDPKSGEGDPGSKGAASPQESGTGTPPQNPETSPQGEEPKENPGGNSDKASAPPGKPDDGEQNGGEKKEAASDGGGEQNPARGTPAAGTEEDPAQTSEAAPSEESPSTEEQRASKQWLQRIPDDPGGLLRRKFLYQYRQRGRQMETDRPW
- a CDS encoding DUF4381 domain-containing protein is translated as MPSPAAISAEALPLRDIHLPAAIGWWPPAPGWWLLLGLGVLLLAGVWLLRRRHRHTRNRRLALAELEELAQGPTEGQAAALSRLLRRAALCYFPPADCAGLCGEAWLEFLDRPFADRPFSQGVGRFLLDSPYRQNAEMDGPAVIELCRRWLQHLPGDGARARRNR
- a CDS encoding vWA domain-containing protein; amino-acid sequence: MIHFAWPWALVLLPLPWLIHRLAPPAPVAEEAALWVPSLDPFAPVRHELGRRGRSRFLLLAALLGWLLLLVASARPQWLGAPVELPRSGRDLVLAVDISGSMQTEDFRLGDRTVDRLTALKAVAGDFIDQRVGDRLGLILFGEQAYVQTPLTFDRQTLKQLLDEAVIGLAGNKTAIGDAIGLAVKRLKPEEGRQRVLILLTDGANTAGRIPPLKAAELAAGQGLKIYTIGLGADTMEVPSLFFSRTVNPSADLDEETLTEIAAKTGGRYFRARDTEALAEIYSLLDRLEPVEHEKDIYRPVTELYVWPLGLSLGLAVLLIVLQTVPALRRSA
- a CDS encoding AAA family ATPase: MDSVQSRFTQLSGALSRQIIGQSQLVERLLLALLADGHLLVEGAPGLAKTRAIRELGKRLEGSFHRIQFTPDLLPADLTGTDIYRPQDGSFVFQPGPLFHNLILADEINRAPAKVQSALLEAMGERQITVGQKTYHLTDPFLVMATQNPIEQEGTYPLPEAQLDRFLLHIRIDYPPVETERQILALARAEAVAGIGTPGSASLEPEVQRLSVADLHQARQEVFALHLADNLEEYLLQIILATRRPQPYGDDLAGAIQYGASPRASIALDRCSRARAWLAGRDYVSPEDIQNLAFDVLRHRVILSYEAEAGGMTVDRLVGELIARIPVP